Proteins found in one Brevibacillus brevis genomic segment:
- a CDS encoding SpoIID/LytB domain-containing protein: MDDMRKKWMGKVLSVGLLSVVLVGGHVPAQAAGDNIRVALFVDTGQGYRGVVPSITLTAENGMDVVLNGPEGKTDLPELKGDAARYRVDEYHLIVAETGDWNRAQQIAQQMSQRKYEGSIQVANRNGQTVYQVVSGTYDTYQAAANQAKTVAQAIGQNPLVKGPHRLEAGTFKSLKEAQEWQASFEAAGIPAYPVMVSDGDKVKYAVWIGDEVSPDAVKELKRRANAAFPSFSYQEPDSQSYVILKQDVYGSPDEVIWKYVFSPQVKLTVEANKAGDESVIGVVEREQRTYRGEMELSEYNGHLTLVNELPMEEYLYGVVGSEMAPGWPLEALKTQAVLSRTRAVWQGNKYGVANVSDTVFEQAYYGYTKESDDVREAVDETEGEIIYYQGKPAESLFYSNAGGMTADGTEVWGNPVPYLRSVESKDTYPMDNASVWYKVALADGTLGYVRNDLVTETGQSNSAGQRIAVISTENTNLRSGPSTTTQRVWSVLPTGAEVTILSEVKEENAYSWTRGPFTSTEIAAMINAAHDKNKAPRISGNVTSLKVTERGPSGRVIAMEANGMPIVVSSPDALRSVFQQGGSPLRSTKFEVEKINGSQFIFRGTGFGHGLGVSQYGARAMAEEGYDYKDILQHYYQDVTIEK; encoded by the coding sequence ATGGACGACATGAGAAAGAAATGGATGGGGAAAGTCCTTTCGGTGGGCCTGCTGTCAGTAGTTCTCGTAGGAGGACATGTACCAGCGCAGGCAGCCGGCGACAATATCAGAGTTGCGCTTTTTGTGGATACAGGGCAAGGCTATCGGGGAGTAGTTCCTTCCATTACGCTGACTGCCGAAAATGGAATGGATGTCGTGCTCAATGGACCCGAAGGCAAGACAGATTTACCCGAATTAAAGGGAGATGCAGCTCGTTACCGGGTTGATGAATATCATCTGATCGTTGCCGAAACAGGTGACTGGAATCGCGCACAACAGATTGCACAGCAAATGAGTCAACGAAAATACGAAGGCTCAATCCAGGTGGCTAATCGTAACGGTCAGACCGTCTATCAGGTTGTAAGCGGAACGTATGACACGTATCAGGCTGCTGCAAATCAGGCAAAAACAGTTGCCCAAGCAATCGGGCAGAATCCGCTGGTAAAAGGTCCGCATCGACTCGAAGCGGGTACATTCAAAAGCTTAAAGGAAGCACAAGAATGGCAAGCGTCATTTGAAGCAGCAGGTATTCCTGCTTACCCCGTGATGGTATCCGATGGGGATAAAGTCAAATATGCGGTTTGGATCGGTGACGAGGTTAGCCCTGATGCCGTGAAAGAATTGAAACGAAGAGCAAACGCTGCATTTCCCTCTTTCTCCTATCAGGAGCCAGACAGCCAATCTTATGTTATATTGAAGCAGGATGTATACGGATCACCAGATGAAGTGATTTGGAAGTACGTTTTCTCCCCTCAAGTTAAGCTGACAGTTGAAGCGAATAAAGCAGGCGATGAATCGGTGATAGGCGTTGTGGAACGAGAGCAGCGTACATATCGCGGTGAGATGGAACTGTCGGAATACAATGGTCACTTGACACTAGTAAATGAGCTTCCAATGGAAGAGTATCTGTATGGTGTCGTTGGCTCTGAAATGGCTCCAGGCTGGCCGTTGGAAGCATTGAAAACGCAGGCCGTCCTTTCGAGAACTCGTGCTGTGTGGCAAGGCAATAAGTATGGAGTTGCCAATGTGTCTGATACGGTTTTCGAACAGGCATATTATGGTTATACAAAAGAGTCTGATGATGTGCGTGAGGCCGTCGACGAGACTGAAGGCGAAATCATTTACTACCAAGGCAAACCTGCTGAGTCGCTCTTCTATTCCAATGCAGGCGGTATGACAGCGGACGGCACAGAAGTATGGGGCAATCCCGTTCCTTATTTGCGATCTGTCGAGAGTAAAGACACCTATCCAATGGACAATGCAAGCGTATGGTATAAGGTGGCTTTGGCAGATGGCACGCTCGGCTATGTAAGAAATGATCTGGTAACCGAAACGGGCCAAAGCAATTCAGCGGGCCAAAGAATCGCGGTCATTTCGACCGAGAATACCAATTTGCGCTCAGGTCCAAGTACAACGACACAACGTGTGTGGTCTGTACTCCCTACTGGCGCAGAGGTTACGATCCTTTCAGAAGTAAAAGAAGAAAATGCGTATTCGTGGACGCGCGGTCCATTTACCTCTACAGAGATCGCAGCCATGATCAACGCCGCGCATGACAAGAACAAAGCTCCACGCATTTCGGGAAACGTAACGAGCCTGAAAGTGACAGAGCGCGGTCCATCTGGACGTGTGATCGCGATGGAAGCAAACGGGATGCCAATCGTCGTCTCTTCACCGGATGCTTTGCGTTCTGTTTTTCAACAAGGTGGCTCCCCTCTGCGCAGCACGAAGTTTGAAGTAGAAAAAATCAATGGTTCGCAGTTCATCTTCCGTGGTACTGGCTTTGGACACGGACTTGGTGTTTCGCAATACGGAGCACGTGCGATGGCAGAGGAAGGGTATGACTACAAGGATATCTTGCAACACTACTACCAGGATGTGACAATCGAAAAGTAA
- a CDS encoding DUF2905 domain-containing protein: MNPVAKLLIIGGAALIVIGLLWQVGGRFLPLGRLPGDIVVEKENVKFYFPIVTCIVISIVLSLGMYLFRLFK; encoded by the coding sequence GTGAATCCTGTAGCCAAGCTACTCATTATTGGTGGTGCTGCTTTAATCGTAATCGGTCTTTTGTGGCAGGTAGGTGGCAGATTTTTGCCGCTGGGGCGCTTGCCCGGAGATATCGTGGTAGAAAAGGAAAACGTCAAGTTCTACTTTCCGATCGTGACTTGTATTGTGATTAGCATCGTCCTGTCTCTTGGTATGTATTTATTCCGGCTGTTCAAATAG
- the queA gene encoding tRNA preQ1(34) S-adenosylmethionine ribosyltransferase-isomerase QueA produces the protein MDVQQFDFDLPEHLIAQHPLEDRTSSRLLVLEKQTGNIVHQKFTNLIDHLQAGDVLVMNDSRVLPARLIGEKAETGAKIEILLLKSLGDDRWETLVKPGKRMKQGTEVVFGNGLLRCVCEDVTETGGRIVRFVYEGIFYEILDQLGSMPLPPYIHAQLEDSERYQTVYAKERGSAAAPTAGLHFTKPYLEQIAAKGVQLAYVTLHVGLGTFRPVSADSVEEHVMHAEYYQIPEDTVELVNQAKVEGRRVIAVGTTSCRTLETVGRANGGKLVATSGWTDIFIYPGYTFSILDGLLTNFHLPKSTLVMLVSALAGKENVMRAYKTAVEEEYRFFSFGDAMLIL, from the coding sequence GTGGACGTGCAACAATTTGATTTTGATTTACCAGAGCATTTGATCGCCCAGCACCCGCTAGAAGACCGAACTTCATCGAGATTGCTCGTGTTAGAGAAACAAACAGGCAATATCGTTCATCAGAAATTTACCAATTTAATCGATCATCTCCAAGCAGGGGACGTACTCGTCATGAATGACAGCCGCGTTTTGCCTGCCAGATTGATTGGTGAAAAGGCTGAGACTGGTGCGAAAATAGAAATCCTTTTGTTAAAATCACTTGGTGACGATCGCTGGGAGACGCTGGTGAAGCCCGGTAAGCGGATGAAGCAGGGGACAGAAGTGGTTTTTGGTAACGGTCTTTTGCGTTGTGTTTGTGAAGACGTGACAGAGACAGGTGGACGAATCGTGCGCTTTGTGTACGAGGGTATTTTTTACGAGATTCTCGACCAATTAGGCTCGATGCCTTTGCCACCGTATATTCACGCGCAACTGGAGGACAGTGAACGTTACCAGACAGTCTATGCGAAGGAGCGCGGTTCAGCAGCAGCTCCGACAGCCGGGCTTCATTTCACGAAGCCGTACTTGGAGCAAATCGCTGCCAAAGGAGTACAGCTGGCTTATGTAACACTGCATGTTGGACTTGGGACTTTTCGCCCTGTATCAGCGGATTCCGTGGAAGAGCATGTTATGCATGCGGAGTACTATCAGATTCCCGAGGACACAGTAGAGCTGGTGAACCAGGCAAAAGTAGAAGGTAGAAGAGTAATCGCTGTCGGGACGACCTCCTGCCGAACATTGGAGACAGTAGGGCGCGCGAATGGAGGAAAGCTGGTGGCAACCTCTGGTTGGACGGATATTTTCATTTATCCGGGTTACACGTTTTCCATCCTGGACGGGCTACTGACAAACTTCCACTTGCCGAAGTCTACGCTCGTTATGCTAGTGAGTGCTTTGGCTGGAAAAGAGAATGTGATGCGTGCTTACAAAACCGCTGTGGAAGAGGAGTATCGTTTCTTCAGTTTTGGCGATGCGATGCTAATTTTATAA